The sequence AAGAACAGACCTGTCCTCATCtgacagtttcttcttcttctttcttatcctgctgtcactctctctctctttctctgcatccCGGCTCCCTACCGGCCAATCACAGAGCCCGGATGCAAGGAGGAAGGCAGGCGgatgctctgattggttgagaGCAACATCAGTTTAAACATCCATTCAgggtttttctttctctcctctctctgtgtctgtccttctttttcctcctatctgtctcttttcttcctACTCTGCCTTTTCCTCTCGTCACCATCTGTCTCAAAatgccttcctcctcctcctgcgcTTTATTCTCCGTCTCTGCCCCCAACCCTGACTGATGCTGatattattctgtgtgtgtgtgtgtgtgtgtgtgtgtgtgtgtgtgtgtgttcagtcctGACATAATGTGCGTTACCGTGTGATTTGGCTTTTTAGGCTTTGTGTGATTcatggtttttattttaaaatgggCCATGGAATATTCAGCGTGTCAGTAACACTGTGTACTCTGAGTACGCTGCTTATTTTTACTACTGTACCTGTGAcggctgtgttttattttagagCATCAGGTGTAAAATGTAAGGTTAAAgtgtttgatgtgctgcagtCAAACAGCCCCAGAgggttttataataataataataataataatttcatagAACCTGTCATGCAGTgaaaagtgcttcacaaaaatgggattaaaaacaatgttaaagGCTTCATATTccgctttttgtgattttctgttatttatatcctgttttgatgttggatgttaaacaggGTACCGATGTGGCCGAAATTATTGGTAcatttgccttttattaaaataatgcaccattcaccctgaacagtgttgaaattaaaatatattttattatcaatgcatgtctatgttcTGTTcgcagtggaacaaaacaaaaagtaaataacTGAGTTCATGCTGATTTTACaaagacaaaattattggtTCCCTTcagaagttgtaagaaataatagATTAGTCGAGATACTTTAagcagattattgtgttttaattaatatCACAGCTGTTTTgtgcatagactgtaaaaaaaatatggacgtagccaccgtgacgtcacccatcggtttctgaagagcggttttgaagctgAAAGTGGGcggctccggccgtcgccatcttggcagtgcctgactccgccTAAGAGGCggccgaatgaagcctggtCGCTGAAACAAGCCATCTAGCAGCTAGCGACCATGTCCTTAATTATGGATAGCTTTACAGCTCactgaaattattaaaatatgtgcaaTATGTCCTCCCTAATCCTTTAAGTATATAACtggggacaaaacaaaacacaaacaacaacaacggataaaattttttttaaaaatacagagcGAGTCCTCCTCGGATCAAAAGTATTCTATAGTTCAGAAAGTCTGTTCTGTCTTTATCTGTCTGGACAGATTTTGGTCAAACTTtcagcttttctgtttttagtttcaAACCTACAAGAAGAATCTTATTTAAAGTCTAACATTTCTCTGAGATAATAAGAGCATTCAAAGAACTGGACATAGAAACGACATATATAactgtgtatcatctgcatacagGTGTAAGTGGGTCACTTTCACAATACGGCAagtttacttttttgttgttttttttaagattctTTTGGGGGACTTTTGTCAATATTTGATGGAGAAGGTATGAATACTGACAAGAaagatgggaggagagagaggaatgatcaattaatctgatgattCTTTTCTCGATTAATCGCTAGGTctgtaaaatatctaaaatccaaacacttttaatttactttaatgttaaaatgaacTTCAATGTCTCAACTTTAAGAAGCTACAAcaatcaaatgtttggcattttggcttGAAAACTGATTTGaataatgaatcattttttaaaatagctgtagattaattttctgttgcttgactgattgattaattggcTTCTTCTTCTACACCGACGATCCTCTGTAGAAATCAGACTGAGAAGTGCCAGAGGAGGACTTATTCAAGGAGTCTGAATAATATGAGTCCTTCAACAACCTTCAAAAATCACAGAATCGCTCCATCAATTGTTCAGAATGAAGAAACAAGATGATAATTGTTTTTGGTGATGAGCAGCTGAGAGAAACAGGAGGTTGATTACAGAAGAGTGAGAGGAAGCTGGTGAGACGGAGGGAGTTACATAAGTCAAATTAATGCAGATTAATGAAGCTCCACCGACTCCAGGGAGACCTGaatactcacacactcactgacactATGTAACACTTTGGTACACATAAAACTCACTGAGAAAGTTCAACCTCAACCagacttaaagctgcattcattaaTTCTTTTTTCCGTTAATGTTTTTGGTCACTTAGAGGCAGAAGACTGACCCCGGGATTCCACCGGGCGCGTTCCGGCTCCGACGCGgttttgctccgtcctctgctcagctttcgttgatttggtcattttccttgatttttgtgcttctgctATGGTTAAGTAGGctacgtagttaaatggtttcatTATTCGtctgttttaattatgtttattgttgatatatgaCAAGGAGTCTGCatggggtgttttattttgaaaatagaCCGGATGCTCAACGCTGTTTCCGTGTCagacttcctgcccagctcgatctgctctgtgctgctcgACGCGGCTTCCGTAAAAAATAGACGAGGCGCCTGTCTTTAGCACAGCGGAGCGGAGAGCCGCTTCTGGGACGCTTCTGAAACGCACCGCGGCGCGCCGGTGGAGTCAGATACATTGACTAGAGTGGCCGCGATCATGATCATGGAATGTGTGCTCTcgatttaaaggaccagtgtgtaggatttagtggcatctagtggtgaggttgcagatttcAACCACCTGAAtaccccccccccttttttagagccagtgtttggtttgtccattctgggctactgtagcaacatggcagcctccatggaagaggatccgctccctctgtagatataaaggctcagtctaatgtaatgaaaacacaattattcttattttcaggtaattatacactaattaaaacatacttgaatattgtattccatttctgccaagtctgctcTGCTTGATGCCAGTAAATtcaacacactgcacctttagtAATTCGTGCTCTTGATTGAACTACTTCGCCTGTTCCCATTTTGTAGAGGACACCAAACACATTCAGTCAGCTGGAAGTTGATGACTCAATGAAATGTGATCCCATTTTAACAGACAACAGGTTTGTTACAAAAATGCTGTTTGAGTTGAGTTTCTAGTGATCTAACTACTATAATATAAACCATGACGACGGTGTTTGGTGTTGCGAGGGCCTCGTTTATTTGTGATAATGTAAATATGACACAAGAAAGAATAAGCTCCAGGAAGAGACGTGGATGCAGGAAAGAAACGCAGCAGAGGTTAGGATGGAAAAACAGaagtaaagagagaaaaagaggagacgGAAGATAAAAAGTAGAAAGTTAGATAAAAAGGGGTGATGGAGAGGAAacaaaagggagagagagggcagCCAGAGGCCACGCCACAATAAATTTACTTTGGCTTCAATgatctctcttcctctgctaGTTTTTCTAACTCTTTCTCCTCATTTAAGCTTCTTCACTGACCTAATCTCTCAGTCTTTCCGTCTCTCTGGTTATGTCTTTCCACCATTCTATatttctttccctctccctccctctgttctTCTCAGTCagttcctccatctctctcttatttcttcttcttacacttcttcctctctctgttatctctctttcctcttaACGTTTTGTCTTTCAGTGCTAACACTCACCCTGCCGGGGGGAAGGTTGTTGGTGCTGTGGCCACCAGAGGCCCGTCAGCAGTACACTGAGTCCACTGCAGTGGGGCTCTCAATCTCTGGCTGGAGGACCCAGACAGGGCCGCTGCAGTGCTGGCTCACTCCCTGACTTACACAGTAGGAAAGGTCAAATCCAGGCTGACAAATTTACTCACAGGGATTAATATTACATCATTTAGCTAATCTAACTTTAATTCTGCAGCGAGTGACATTCTAATAAACTGCATCAGCTGTTAATGTGCACTGTCACAtcactttaaacctgcagtaacaGATGTTTTGGTTGCTATGGGGACAGTGGAcgttgatatgttgaacttgttagttTGGAGGCGTGTTTCTGGCCTGCTCTCGCCGTGGATGGACTGACCTCCTGGGGAAAACGTTGACCCGCACTATACTTGGTTGTACTATAGAGCTGAAatttgactgacagaaaattaatgggCCACAATTCTGATATTCGATtaattctttgtcattttttaatgcaaaaaaagcaaaacattttctggtagcagcttctcagatgtgaatatttgctagttttctagttttccatgatagtaactcaacatctttgtgttggtcagacaaaacaagtcatctgaTGTTCACTTGGGCTTAAGGGAATACATTGAGTCACTCATTAGGCTGTATGTCCCTTCCCGTCTGCAAATTAACACCTGGTAAAACCGCTCGTTGTTCTGTGATGGCGGGATGAGCTCCCAGCGCCACACGGTGCATTCAAGAAACGCCTGAAAACTCTGTGAACAAGTTGAGCCCCTTTAAGCTTTTTAGCACTTTTACTGATCGTCTCacttctttcttgttgtttatggtattttttaTGCACTTGTCTACTTCCTGTTGTTACTTACTTATATATATACTTACTCATACATAAGTAAgtatataaacttagcacaaaaagtaaggaaatgtgtgtttggtagattatttctttgttgtaacgatgcttcttggcaataaatctgttggaaagtctgtttatttcccttttaaatggagccacatttgtaaggaacatgcatttgtaggatgagcagcagagctgagtatgtggattgcgcccatgaaaaatttgccaaatcttctctgccgatgccaaacagcttattctgccgttctgactcttgtttggtgtttggtggattggatgattgaagtctggagaaacaagacatattggcaatttaacaatttaactTATCGCTTGTATATACTGAACAATCAATggattattaaagaaaataattacagGATGATGGAATAATACAACCCGTCCCTCAGTCTGATAAAACACAGCTTTACAACAAATGAGCTCAATAGAAACTAAAAAAGTCTTCAAACTAGTTTTTTTAACACAGAGTCCCTCTTCAAGACTTTGGATATGATTTAAACTTAATAGGCAGGCTTATTAGTGAAGTTAGATGTCTAAATTTGTTCATTGCACAAGGATGTCTAGTTAAGATGGACTAATTTGCTATGAATTCTGGGTAAATTAAAACTTTTTCACACCCCTCGGGTCCGTTCACTccagcagaaaatgttttccttCCGGAATTTTCAAGGAAAAGTTTCAGAACATGTGACGGACGTTTTACTGGGAAACGGCCAGTGTAACAAAGGGCGACAGACCTTTAGCACTTTGGCTCAATACGAACTGGTTAGTCTGGCTCAGGATAGTTTCCttggataaatgaaaacagctgacaACATCCTCACCGCGGTTTCCAACAGGTTACTGCGGTctctaaaaaaatgtttcccttCTTTTTACTCGCTCCACAACATCGTCAGCAAACCACAAATTGTTGCCATGTTTTGCCGGTTTTTGTCAATGGAACTGATCAGCATGATGCTGTTACATTAATCAAAGAGCAGAATTACGACTGGTCTAACACTTAAGACCAGTCTAAACTCTCTGAGATGGAGGATGGAGCACCTGCCAGAGAGGTTATTGTACTTAAGCAGAGTAAATTTCTAACAAGTTTGCTATTCATGAAATTGCGTAGACCTTATTGATGTGAGGTTAACCTGGGCTTTTGGGGAGCCTCGGGGTCTGGGGCCCTGGGGCAGTCGGTAATCTCACTTTCCTGCATAAACTGATTAACCTTATCGGCTGTATGTTAACACTGATCGTCACacattaacatgtaaaaatgtgcaTGTAATGCGAgtgaatacacacaaacacatctgactAGTCTGAGatctctcctctgttgctcttcctgaggtttcttccattttttacagttacagttacagttacagtggGAGTTTGTGATATCGagctgtttaaataaagattgTTGACTCGAGCCCGTacaaagtgaaataaagaagagaaaagagtgatagaggaggcagagagagagagagaagagagaaataaaatctgACACGATCATTTTAATAGAAGAGCAGAAATGCTGTTTAGCTGCAGGGAAGAGCTGcaaccaccacacacacacacacacacacacacacacacacacacacacacacacacacaacctctcGGTCTGCAGTTTTGCAGTAAATGTAGCACCAGAAATAGCCTGAGAGCAGTAAGAGCAGTTAGCAATGAATATTTCAGctgttctctctccctctctgtaaatctctctctctctctctgtcctttttcctccactttccacattttctctgttttcaccTCTTTAAACTTTTAATCTCCTTCTGTATCTCCGCAGGTAcgtcctccttctcctcttctccatcccTACCGTCTCGTTGGTTTCCATTAATTCACTTATATGAAGGATATTAGATGGATCTCAGTATAAATGTAGTGACAGCAGTTAATGTCTTCTTGTTTgggataaaaagagaaagacaatcatcttaattatctttttaatttacaaaaaaagtcaaaataacaaaataaaataacattatattGAGAATAATTACACCAGATATTTGACTTATCTGGAGAAAACTACCTAATATGagataattaattcattattatgaGAAAACCACTCTGTTATTGTAAGATAATTAACTTCTTGAGATAAGAAGACacagaaatatatattattatatattattattattattatataatatttattgtgGCCACAGCTGCTATCAGCTCCAGAAGTGACTCAAGATAAAGGAGTGTTGACATGATAACAGGTTAATGATCTCAAAAAAACGAAACGTTTTCTAAAGGTAACAAGATTATTACGCCGTTATCTTGAGAAAATGACCTTTTCATGTTGAGAAATCaaatcttttgtttatttgtgagaCATTAAAATGGGATTAAAAGACTTTCAATAAGAGTCATCTAAAGTTAAGTTTAGTTTGAtgggaaaacaaacagaaccaCAAACAttgtcaaaaagaagaaatgaggtttatttctttattaatctTATATACAGACATTTACAGCAAAGTTATTGAAGATATGGTAATTTCCTGTTGTCTAAGACAGTGTAACAGAGATGTGTAAATCATTAGAGACTCTGTCCAGTTGTATTTCCAGTCTGAGCGAGTATACGGTGTACAGTAGATATATATTTGTGAAAAGATCAAAGAAGCAGGGTGTCAGCTTTCTCCCGCATGCCGCTAAACACCTAAAAACACTTaacgataaaaaaaaatgtctctcattaattttttgcttttatttgatcTTGATAGTGGTTTTTCCATGAGATGATGATACTGTCTATCTAAGAAATAGAAATGCACTGTTACCACCTCCGCTCTGCAGATACAAAGCATCAACTGTCAAACATGAAGAGGCGATCTGAGAGCGCCTGCTGCTGTTGTTCGGTTTTGTGAGTGGCCTCTCTTTGCAGCactcaaaacctttttttttttttgggttttcaGTACAAAAGCAGCTCGGTTTGATGTTTCTGTTAGCGTGTTCACAGAGTTCACACGCTGAAAAACTTCAAATCTTAAAGTCACATCAAAACTTttatgctgttttctttttgataatCTTTGTGCATTTTCAGACTGTTTCAGTACGTTTGTTAATCGTTCTGTGATGGTTTTATTAGCGTTATAGACTTAAAGCCCACTCAGGTAAAATGTGCTTGGAATAAAGACACTTTAAGGGGTAAATTTACTTTGATCCTTTATAGATCTGAACACTTACATGTTTCTTGCCCAATTCAGTCTGCTCTTCTATTAAAGGAACTATTTCTTGACGGACAACAGTGTATCCATCCACCCAGCGTCTCAAGCTACAGCACAGGTTGCCAGATACAGTCAGTGGCAACTTTGTGATGAAGAATTTCCAGGCAGCTTGGGTCTCTCTCCTGGCATACTGAAACAATACAACCTACacattgaatgaaaataaacccTGTTAAAccaaacaagaacaaacaagaCTGAAGATAAAGAGGAAGTCGTCTGAGTCGTGGTGCGAAACTGGAAACGAATCGGTGAGTTTGGTGGTTGGGGTGTTTCTGGGGGGTATCCAGGCAACTAAAATCCAAGTTGTCACAAAGCTGCACAACATCACTGCAATGACTGTTGTTCATCAAGAATTAGTTCCAGCACATAACTCCTCAAATACACACctggagtcaggatgtggttagcttagcttagcataaagactggaagcagtggGAAGGAGCCTCGCTCTGTCCAACACCTACcaacatctctaaagctcagtGATTAACAGTCTGAATCTCGTTTGTTTGGTATACAAACagagatatataaaaaaacattttttaggGGCAGATACATGTTGGGACGCAACAGCCGGTGCTGGACTGTTGTTTATgtagaaatagttccagcacgTACTGTAACTCCCTAAAGTCACAAAAACTATcgtttttacttttctgtttgtgcaAGGATTAAACACACGAGATATAAAGTGTTGATTAGTGAGCtttggtaggtgtattttgtGAACTAGcctctttatgctaagctaggctaaccacaccCTGACCCAGCTCTCTACTTAACACCCGACGAGAGACTGACGTTGATCTTCTTATCTCCCTCTCGGGCAGAAAGTGAACAAACATTGATTATCTGATGGCTGCTGATGGAAAAATCACAACATCTCATAAACCCTCCATTATCAACCttaaacatcatttttcttgtatatttattttactctgtATGAATACAACACATCTAGTGTTCATCAGCGACTGGTATCTTACTGGcagtaatgtttttgtattcCAGGCAGGTTGAAGCAGGTTATGCACACATTATTTGACCCAGATCTCGGCCCCAGACTACATGCAGATGTtgtgaaaacagcagctgaatTATTCATTGACCCATTTTGCTCTACAGGGGGATAGATGAGAAAGTGTTTGTTACCACAGGGCGGATTAAGAAGGTAATGTGCAGTCAACGCAAGAGTGATGAGGTGAAGTGATCTTATTGTCTCCTCTTCTTgtactccctcctcctcctcctcctcctcctcctcctcctcctcctcacagccTCAGAGTTAGCATCCCAGTAAGACAGGCTAAAAGCAGAGAAGGTGAAGATACTGAACCACCACTAGTTTCTATGTTCCTGTTTGGTTTTCTTGCTAcatctttctccctttctccctccttcttATCTGTAGTTTCTTTCGTCTcatccaccacctcctcctcctcctcctcctccttcatcttttcctcctcctgtccctGTTTTGTTGGGAGGATTTTGGGATGGTGGGTGCCTGCGGCAGGGGTGGCTGGTTGTGAGAAGTCCTCAGAGTCCTGTGAGGAGAGTGTGGTGATGACCGGCTGGAGGGAAGAATCAGTGGTTGGAGATggaccctcctcctcctccccctcctcctccccctcccctttaGGCGGGGCGGAGGGATCAGATGTTgcaagaggaggaaaaactgtcatatcctcatcctcatcctcatcctcgtCCTCTTCATCTTCGTCCTCCTCCCTGTCAGCAACTAGAGAACACAGGcagaagaaaatcattttttacaaccttttcTGATCGTCTCTGGAGCTCCAACTAATGTTTCtgttcattatcaattcatctaaaggcttatttttatttgtgttttcattatttgtaGTGCGTTATCTATGTGATTCCTGATTTCTTCTATTTTTGTATAATCCTCATACTAAATTGTTTCAGATCTTCAACCTgagtaaacacaaaatacagtttttaaatgataattttattaattgaaGCAAAAAAGTCATCCAACACCTGTATCCCCCTAAACTTAATAGCGGGTTGTGCCACCGTTAGCAGCAACAACTGTAACCAAACACTTCCAGTAACTGGAGATCAGTCTTTCACATCGCTGTGGTGGAAGTTTGGCCCACTCTTCTTTGCACAGCTGCTTTAATTCAGCCACATTGGAGAGTTTTCCAGTATAAACTGCCAGTTTAAGGTCCTGCAACAGCATCTCAATTGGGTTCAAGTCAGGACTTTGACCAGGCCACTCCAAAACcttaattttgtttatattgaGCCATTCAGAGGTGGACCTGGTCTTGTGCTTTGGATCATTGTGTTGCTGCATAACCCAGCTGCACTTGAGTTTCACATCACAGACTGATGACTGGACGTTCTCCCTCAGGATTTTCTGGTAGAGAGCAGAATTCCTGTTTCCCTCAATAATGGCAAGTAACCAGGCCCTGAAGAAGCAAAGCATCCCCACACCATTACACTACCACCACTATGCTGGACTGTAGGTGTGTTGTTCTTATGTAGAATGCTGCGTTTGGTTTATACCAGATGTAACAGCACCGCTTTCTTCCAAACAGTTCCACTTTCGACTCATCTGTCCGTAGAACGTTCTCCCAAAAGGTTTGAGGGTCATCAAGGAGTGTTTTGGAAAAACTGAGATGAGCCTTCATGTTCTTCTGGGTCAGCAGTGGTTTTCAGCTCGCCACTCTCCCATAGATGCCATTTTCGGCCAGTGTCTTTCTAACAGCAGAGTCATGAACACTGATCTTGATTGGTGTGAGAAAGGCCTGCAGATCCTTGGATGCTGGTTTCAGGTCTTGTGTAACTTCCTGGATGAGTTGTTGCTCTTGGAGGAATTTCGGAAGGTTTGCCACTTCTGGAAAGGTTCGCCAGGTTTTCTCCATTTGGAGATAACGGCTCTGATTGTGGTTCTTCGGAGTCTCACAGCATTAGAAACGGCTTTGTAACTCTTCTCAGTCGCCtccttcctcatctcctctggCATGGTGCGCTGCTGGTTCAAACCTTTTAACCAACTTCACATTGCtgaaaaagttttatttaagtGATGTGTAGATTGAGCAGGGCTGGCAGTAATCAGACCTGGGTATGTTTAGTCCGACTGAACCCAATTATCAATGAATTTATGTAGATTAGTGGATTTAGTAACTACAGGGTTAAATACTTTTTCACACAGGCCCAGTTGATGTTGGGTCACTTTCTtgtttgtataaataaaatgatcattcatTCTGTTTACTCAGGTTGTCTTTGTTAACTGTTGTTTGAAGATCTGAAACAATTTAGTGTGAGATatatacaaaaacagaagaaatcaggaggggaaaacattttttcacagcactgtagttgtgttttctgcatttggtcatatttctgtattaacagtgtgtatttatttctatttgtttttgttttctcacctTTTGCATTGCATTCTTTTTCTTAAAGCTGcacatgtgttttgttttgtctattttgcATGCGTTGTCTAAGTGAGAACTACAGAAGGGAGTAACAGAGCAGTAAAGAGAGCGTGTCGTACCACagaggttgttttcacatttctggAGGTTATCAGGACATTTGGAGCACCAGTCACCTTCAACATATGGCCTCTCCTCTTCATAGTTTCCTCTGgatacacacaaaatcaaacatattaaacacacactgatacatcaTGACTTCATACTTCTAAAGAATATACTAATAGAGTGACTGAGGAGTAATATCTTTGTTTTAACCAAATCAAAGAGTTTTCACAACATTCATATACTGGACACACACTATGTGAGGAAAAACCATCTCTGTCCACAAGGGGGGGTGCTTGTTGTAGAGGTGAACTGGTGGCAGCAGGATTGATAGTatcagcagcagtagcagtagtactagAATGGTAGTAGTTGCAGTGGTGGGGCAGTGCTATAGAGGTAGTAATATTATACACAGTAGTACGCAGTAGAAACAGTAGTGGTagttgttgctgtggtgttgGCAGTGCTATAGAGGTAGTAATATTATACACAGTAGTACGCAGTAGAAACAGTAGTGGTAGTTGTTGCAGTGGTGGGGCAGTACTATAGAGGTAGTAATATTATacacagtagtacacagtagAAACAGTAGTGGTAGTAGTTGCAGTGGTGGGGCAGTACTATAGAGGTAGTAATATTATACACAGTAGTACGCAGTAGAAACAGTAGTGGTAGTAGTTGCAGTGGTGGGGCAGTACTATAGAGGTAGTAATATTATacacagtagtacacagtagAAACAGTAGTGGTAGTAGTTGCAGTGGTGGGGCAGTACTATAGAGGTAGTAATATTATacacagtagtacacagtagAAACAGTAGTGGTAGTAGTTGCAGTGGTGGGGCAGTACTATAGAGGTAGTAATATTATacacagtagtacacagtagAAACAGTAGTGGTAGTAGTTGCAGTGGTGGGGCAGTACTATAGAGGTAGTAATATTATACACAGTAGTACGCAGTAGAAACAGTAGTGGTAGTAGTTGCTGTGGTGTTGGCAGTACTATAGAGGTTGTAGTAGTACTATAGTAGTAGTACTGACGCTGGGTAGTAGTTGCAGACCAGGAAGGTGACTCTCTCCCACTCCAGTCCTTCCATATTGTTACAGACATGGAAGGCACAGCcgactctgtgtgtgtctgcccacaccatctgtaacacacacacacacacacacacacacacacacacacacacacacacacacacacacacaggtaaattCAGGTAATCCAGTCTAAAagtacatatgtgtgtataaatacgTGTGTGTATTTCTCACCTGTGTATAGTGTCCACACATCTTATCTTCATCACAGCTGTTGTTCTGGTAGTCATAGTCCAGACGTTCTAAAGAAATCGATGACATTAGAATACATTATATACTTATAAACAAAGAATATGTGCTCTACCTCTAGTGAAAGATGTAAACGGATCCTTTTCTTAAGTAAAAGcaacaatacaaaatacaatcaaaattttactgaagtaaaactGAGGAAGTATTATCAGAAAGTGCACATAAATATCAAATAACTGCTGCTATGGATCACATCACAGGGACATCAAGGTGTCCCTCAAGGATCAATATGAGGCCCCCTAATATTTACTCTATAcgtaacatttattttccaactcaggactgtaatatttttttttatttggatgATACCATCTTGTACAGCAGAGCAAGCACCTCTCTGACCTCCAGACCtctctgtttgatttaaaacacGTTCTAAACTCAAATAAGACtgaatgtgttcatttttacaAGAACACAAACGGTTGATGTTCTCGCAGCTAATACAGGCTCTTAATGGAC is a genomic window of Thunnus maccoyii chromosome 4, fThuMac1.1, whole genome shotgun sequence containing:
- the LOC121896273 gene encoding peptidase inhibitor 16-like, which gives rise to MHQWSLSELQGVSSTQGGASTLRTARDGASVQATAPSSRPRRGSSRRCLCPTRGAPLWTWLLLVALVVPGAWSFLSEEQEELLVELHNHYRGQVSPSASAMMPLKWDTSLKVIAEGYAAKCIWNHNPELEDTGENLFAGTGPLDLRVALEKWFLERLDYDYQNNSCDEDKMCGHYTQMVWADTHRVGCAFHVCNNMEGLEWERVTFLVCNYYPAGNYEEERPYVEGDWCSKCPDNLQKCENNLCVADREEDEDEEDEDEDEDEDMTVFPPLATSDPSAPPKGEGEEEGEEEEGPSPTTDSSLQPVITTLSSQDSEDFSQPATPAAGTHHPKILPTKQGQEEEKMKEEEEEEEVVDETKETTDKKEGEREKDVARKPNRNIETSGGSVSSPSLLLACLTGMLTLRL